The genomic window AGACCTTAGAGGCTTGGGTGCTTTTTGCTGTCATTATTATCGCAAACTGCAAGAAGCCCCTTGAATCGGCACTAAAGACCTTTGTGTTCTTTTTGATAAGCCAACCGATGATCTATCTGCTGCAAGTGCCGTTTTCATGGCAGGGCTGGGGACTGTTTCAATACTACAAGTATTGGTTTATCCTGACTCTATGCACGTTCCCCGCCGCATTTATAGGCTGGTACATAAAGAAAAAGAACTGGTTAAGTCTGCTCATACTGTCACCGATGCTTGTTCTGCTGGCGCTGATATGTGAGGACGCGTCAAGGCATCTGATACATGAATTCCCGCATCTGCTGATAACGGTCATCTTCTGTATAGCACAGGTGCTTATATACCTTTATACATTTACGGATAAGCTGTCACAGAAGCTGATCGGAGTCCTTGTGCCGGTCATAACTGCTGCTGTTGTGCTGCTGTTCCCAAAGACCGTAGATTTTACGGTCAGCGAGTTCCTTCCCGACGAGGCAGTATTGACAGAAAATGCAGTTGTTTCGGTAGAGGATACCGATATAGCCGAGATAACCATATCAAACACAGGAGAGGACAGCTCGGTACTGATACACGCTCATGCATACGGCACTACCTCATTCACCATAAAAGACGGTGATGATGAATTCAAGTACAGTATCCATATTTACGAGGACGATTTGGGGAGCAGCAAGGTGGATATTACTGCCGGGTAGCTGCTCTGAATAAAACGAGGAGAATGTAAAATGATCTCATTTATATCGGCGCTTGCCGTGCTGGTGCTGGGGTATACTCTTTACGGCAGACTGGCGGAAAAGGTATTTGCCCCCGATGACCGTCAGACCCCTGCGATCACAGATAACGACGGCGTGGACTTTATGCCGGTGAAAACACACAAAGCTGTCTTGATACAGCTTCTGAACATTGCAGGAACAGGACCTATCTTCGGTGCGCTTATGGGCGCCTGCTTCGGACCTGTGGTATTTCTGTGGATCGTGTTCGGCTCGATACTCGGCGGTGCGGTACACGATTATATGAGCGGTATGATCTCGGAAAGAAACAAGGGCGCATCTATAGCGGAGCTTTCGGGCAAATATCTCGGCAAGCCCGCACTGTATATCATGCGCATCTTTTCGGTATTGCTTCTGCTGCTGACAGGCACGGTATTTGTTACAAGTCCTGCGGAGCTTATCGCCGGTCTTACACCCGATGTGCTTTCAAAGGGCTTCTGGATAATCGTTATACTGATCTACTATCTGCTTGCCACACTTATGCCGATAGATAAGATAATCGGCAGACTCTACCCGGTGTTTGGCATTGTGCTGATCGTAATGGCGGTCAGCATTGCAGGCGGGCTGTTCTTCCTGCCCGATTACACGATACCCGAGATAACCTTTGCCGACCTGCACCCCGATGATCTCCCGATATGGCCTTTTATGTTTGTGACTGTTGCCTGCGGAGCTATTTCGGGCTTTCACGCAACACAGTCTCCCATGATGGCAAAATGCATCACATCGGAAAAGGAAGGCAGAAAGGTCTTTTACGGCGCTATGATAATCGAATCTGTCATAGCTCTGGTATGGGCAGCGGCAGGCGTTGCTTTCTACGGCGGCACTGAGCTTCTGAACGAGGCTCTGAGTACCAACGGTCAGTCATCTACAGTCTATGAGATATGCAAGACCATGCTGGGCAGTGTCGGCGGCATACTTGCCATCATCGGCGTGGTGATCTGCCCGATCACATCAGGCGACACCGCATTCAGAAGCGCAAGGCTGATATTAGCCGAATGGACAGGCTTGGAGCAGAAGAAATTCAAAGGCAGACTGCTGCTTACTATTCCCCTGCTCGGTGCGGGAGCTATCCTCACACAGCTTGATTTCAATGTTCTGTGGAGATATTTCTCGTGGAGCAATCAGACCCTTGCAATGATCTCCCTTTGGGTAGCGACCTCATATCTCCTTAAACACGCAAAGAAGAATTATTACTCCCTGATAACTGCACTGCCTGCCACATTTATGTCTGCGGTCAGCCTGACATATATACTTATGGCAAAGGAAGGCTTTTCCCTTCCGGCAAGCGTCTCCTACGTTGCCGGGGCTTTATTTGCTGGTCTGCTATTCTGTTTGTATATCTATTTTGAAATCAGGAACACGAAATCGAAAGGCGAGCAGTAATGATAGATTCTTTAAGAGAACACCAGCTTGATCTTATGCTTGTGCTTGCAGGAATCTGCTTTGCAGTCACTATCTGCGGACTTGTATCGAAAACAACGAGGATCAAAAAAGTGTCGCTGCTTATTATGGGCATATTTGCTACTCTGCTAATGATAGCAGAACCGATATGCCTACATATACAGGGGCGATGAAAGCGACCTCGGATATCATATGGTCAGGATATGCAATTTTGTGACCTTCCTCTGTCCGCTGATGATAATCCTCTCGTTCAACTGGTATCTTACCGACTTTGTCAAAACCAAGACAGACAGCGAGTGCCGTGACATTTACCTTGCAGGGCTTCTGCACGATGTCGGCAAAATAGGCATTCCGGACAATATAATAAATAAGGACGGCGGGCTAACCGATGAGGAGTTTGCGGTAATAAAAACTCACCCTGCTATCGGTGCGGGTATACTTAAAAAGATAAATATTGCACCTTTTATAGAGGTATCGTCGATATAGGGTGGAAGATTTTGTTTTCAAAACCTCGAAGGATAATAAAGAATAATTTATAGCTTTCTTTTTTTCTTCGTATCCTTCTCCCTCCGCCGCTTTTCTTCTTCCACCAAATTAGAGATATAGTCACCTCTGGATATCTCCCCATAAGTCTTAAAAATATCCGAGTAAACATCATACCTTTTCCTACAGCCTTCAAGGTTTTCCTTGAGGGCTGATATTTTTATGCCCAAATGCCGAGCCTTTTCACGCATACTGTCCACATCAGCAGGGGAGTGAATATCATTCTGATTCAAAGTCTGCCTGCAAACTGTGTGCTGTAGCTGCTCAGCGTCCGATAGCTTGCCCTTAGCTGATAAATCCTTAAAAAGCTGTGCCTGTTCAAGCAGGCTCACCATTCGGTTGTATTCCTCAATATGCTCATTTATGTCCTGTCGCTGCTTTTCGTATTCGATTCGCAACTTTGTGATCCTGCCCTCCAAGTCACCGATAGAACGGATATTATCTTTGTTGATAACAGATAGCTGTGCAGACAGCCTGTAAACATCAAGATCATTTTCGACGGAGTATTCCGCTGTGATAATTTGCTTGCGAGGCACTTTCTTCTGCTGGACGGCAAGTATTCGGACATCAGAGAGTATCGCAGCATAGTCAGCCCTTAGCTGTGATTTGTTGTCAATCTCGGGCGTAGTTCCGGCACCCACTTCCCGATAGATAATACGAGTTTTAAGACTATCCTCGGTGTATTCCTCACCGAGAGTTTTAGTTCTGACAAATCTCTGTTGTCCAGGGGCTTTCACGGATATGTACTTCCCACGCTTGACCTCATATCCACGTTCTTCAAGCACCTGCAATAACTCATCAAGCGAGTTGACCGAGGGTATCAGCTTGTCGATCTCCTGCCTAATTTGTTCTTTCCACGAAGTGCCTTTCTTGTTCTGATTCCATTCATAGTAGCTGACCGAGCGCCCTTTATTTTCAAAATTGAGTGCGGGAGTAACTCCAAAAGCTCGGCATACTCCGTTGGTGGTTTCCCTCGCTTGGCGTAAAGAGCTGCGGTTGGCATAATACTTTTGTCCCGAAAGCGAGTAAGAATTTATTATCATATGATTATGGACGTGCGAAGCGTCAACGTGCGTAGCTATGACCGCTTGAACTTCATCACCAAAGTTTTTTCTCACAAAAGCTTTTGCTATCTTATGAGAGAGATCGATCTTCCGATAAAAAATATCGCCACATTTTTTTCGGTACGCCATTAAGATCACTCTGTCAAATCAAATTATAGTCAGGAGGCTGATATGACATCAAATATTTTTCAGGACATTAAGGATAGGGTGAATCTAAAAGAGCTTGTAAGGTATTATGGCTTGGAGATGGATAGGGGCGGTTTCGCCTGCTGCCCGTTCCACAATGAGAGGCACCCTTCTTTCAAAGTCTATGAAGATCATTACCACTGCTTCGGCTGTGGTGAGCACGGAGATCACGTTGACTTCGTTCAGAAGCTTTACGGGCTTTCAAACATTGAAGCTGCCAAGCAGATAAACAAGGATTTCGGACTTGGACTTGAAACAGGGGAAATCGCCAAACCCGTTATGCCAAGACCAAGAAAGAATGATGAGTTCAAGCAGTGGATTAATGAATCAGTGCAT from Ruminococcus sp. NK3A76 includes these protein-coding regions:
- a CDS encoding carbon starvation protein A, which translates into the protein MISFISALAVLVLGYTLYGRLAEKVFAPDDRQTPAITDNDGVDFMPVKTHKAVLIQLLNIAGTGPIFGALMGACFGPVVFLWIVFGSILGGAVHDYMSGMISERNKGASIAELSGKYLGKPALYIMRIFSVLLLLLTGTVFVTSPAELIAGLTPDVLSKGFWIIVILIYYLLATLMPIDKIIGRLYPVFGIVLIVMAVSIAGGLFFLPDYTIPEITFADLHPDDLPIWPFMFVTVACGAISGFHATQSPMMAKCITSEKEGRKVFYGAMIIESVIALVWAAAGVAFYGGTELLNEALSTNGQSSTVYEICKTMLGSVGGILAIIGVVICPITSGDTAFRSARLILAEWTGLEQKKFKGRLLLTIPLLGAGAILTQLDFNVLWRYFSWSNQTLAMISLWVATSYLLKHAKKNYYSLITALPATFMSAVSLTYILMAKEGFSLPASVSYVAGALFAGLLFCLYIYFEIRNTKSKGEQ
- a CDS encoding relaxase/mobilization nuclease domain-containing protein, encoding MAYRKKCGDIFYRKIDLSHKIAKAFVRKNFGDEVQAVIATHVDASHVHNHMIINSYSLSGQKYYANRSSLRQARETTNGVCRAFGVTPALNFENKGRSVSYYEWNQNKKGTSWKEQIRQEIDKLIPSVNSLDELLQVLEERGYEVKRGKYISVKAPGQQRFVRTKTLGEEYTEDSLKTRIIYREVGAGTTPEIDNKSQLRADYAAILSDVRILAVQQKKVPRKQIITAEYSVENDLDVYRLSAQLSVINKDNIRSIGDLEGRITKLRIEYEKQRQDINEHIEEYNRMVSLLEQAQLFKDLSAKGKLSDAEQLQHTVCRQTLNQNDIHSPADVDSMREKARHLGIKISALKENLEGCRKRYDVYSDIFKTYGEISRGDYISNLVEEEKRRREKDTKKKRKL
- a CDS encoding HD domain-containing phosphohydrolase, whose product is MVRICNFVTFLCPLMIILSFNWYLTDFVKTKTDSECRDIYLAGLLHDVGKIGIPDNIINKDGGLTDEEFAVIKTHPAIGAGILKKINIAPFIEVSSI
- a CDS encoding CHC2 zinc finger domain-containing protein, giving the protein MTSNIFQDIKDRVNLKELVRYYGLEMDRGGFACCPFHNERHPSFKVYEDHYHCFGCGEHGDHVDFVQKLYGLSNIEAAKQINKDFGLGLETGEIAKPVMPRPRKNDEFKQWINESVHTLIEYKKLLAYWERIYDPRSPIDKVNDRYLESIHNKAYVEHCVETLLFGSEQDKRNFYETDREYPKRIKKRLDELDAVSRKAPKRAV